A single region of the Strigops habroptila isolate Jane chromosome 3, bStrHab1.2.pri, whole genome shotgun sequence genome encodes:
- the SYNPO2 gene encoding synaptopodin-2, which translates to MLPNCTRKMGTGDYFCIAMSGGAPWGFRLQGGKEQKQPLQIAKVRSKSKAAKAGLCEGDEVVSINGKPCGDLTYAEVIVLMESLTDVLQMLIKRSSSGINETLSAGRENGKDENIKNEDYRESTTLQINTAKERPHGDLCITEIYSESHQVAGERNIHFSEMKQETTQSQKITPKVIGTSKVLVTDETALRGKTEERRPGTMVELQVSLSNDAHKSINAPAVTLLGAEKCTPSGRGPSVQQDGTSPVITIPLGMKEGNIQWSSKVVQFSNGKEIKRIQGAAPSLPRVEVILDCSDREKEAPRSPAERGCVDSQVEEGQSEAPPSLLSFAISSEGTEQGEDNQHSERDHRPLKHRARHARLRRSESLSEKQVKEAKSKCKSIALLLTAAPNPNSKGVLMFKKRRQRARKYTLVSYGTGELERDEDEGEEGEGEEGDKENTFEVSLLATSESEIDEDFFSDIDNDGKIVTFDWDSGLLEVEKKIKSGDEMQTLPESTGKGALMFAKRRQRMDQITAEQEEMKARAVHTEERREATVSENFQKVSSTAYQKEEEMSRQQTCVSKSYTDVSQNHSKTLQQNGFGLAPDTNLSFQSSDAQRAASLNKTAKPFPSGVQNRAAAPFSPIRNITSPLSDIPAPPPYCSVSPPPEALYRPVSAPVASRAAPSVWSPSEPTEHIASRDERIAVPAKRTGILQEAKRRSTSKPMFTFKEAPKVSPNPALLSLVHNAEGKKATGAGFESGPEEDYLSLGAEACNFMQTQASKQKAPPPVAPKPSVKISPTAGTPASPVWSPPAVASSKAPSFPAPASPQAAYPAPLKSPQYPHSPAHPPSTLNLAGPFKGPQATLASPNHTPKPTTPVTPSAGETKPPFEMPPAMSGKGAQLFARRHSRMEKYVVDSETVQANMARASSPTPSLPASWKYSSNVRAPPPVAYNPIHCPSYPPGATKPSSKSTAATKNTKRKPKKGLNALDIMKHQPYQLDASLFTFQPPSTKESLTTKQTSKLSTSKQALPLRPPSAGSPTNARASSVYSVPAYGSQPLFQSDAPIPLNESYAPTSYSAFSKPESTTSSLFTAPRPKFSAKKAGVTAQERSSGRSLSLPGRPSSFIFRAMSPTSPLTFQPAPDYFSKTDTAADRPGKRPTPWEAAARSPLGLVDEAFGPQNMQESIAANVVSAARRKTLPEPPDEWKQKVSYEPPATSGSVALLGGKRAGIISHPRSSLSAPSVTTQAGSHLQYAYCSQRSRTDPDIMSMDSRSDYCLSTADSNYNPQPRGWRRPT; encoded by the exons CTAAGGCTGGACTGTGTGAGGGAGATGAGGTGGTGTCTATCAATGGCAAGCCTTGTGGAGACTTAACCTATGCTGAAGTTATCGTTCTGATGGAAAGCCTGACTGACGTCCTGCAGATGCTTATCAAGAG ATCCTCCAGTGGAATAAATGAAACCTTGAGtgctggaagagaaaatggaaaggacGAGAACATAAAAAATGAGGACTATAGGGAGAGTACTACACTGCAAATTAACACAGCGAAAGAGAGACCCCATGGAGATTTATGCATCACAGAGATATACAGCGAGTCTCACCAGGTAGCAGGAGAAAGGAACATAcacttttctgaaatgaaacaagagACCACACAAAGCCAAAAAATTACTCCTAAAGTGATAGGCACCTCCAAAGTGCTCGTGACAGATGAGACTGCTCTCAGagggaagacagaagaaagaaggcCAGGTACTATGGTTGAGCTGCAGGTGTCCCTCTCAAATGACGCGCACAAAAGCATCAATGCTCCTGCTGTGACTCTCTTAGGGGCAGAAAAATGCACCCCTTCAGGAAGAGGACCCAGTGTACAACAAGATGGGACTAGCCCTGTAATCACAATTCCCCTGGGCATGAAAGAGGGCAACATCCAGTGGTCAAGCAAAGTTGTCCAGTTTTCTAATGGCAAAGAGATCAAGAGGATCCAGGGTGCAGCTCCATCTCTCCCCAGGGTGGAGGTGATCTTGGACTGTTCAGACAGGGAGAAGGAAGCACCCAGGTCTCCAGCTGAAAGGGGGTGTGTTGATTCTCAAGTGGAGGAAGGGCAGTCAGAagcacctccttccctcctctcctttgcaaTCTCATCAGAAggcacagagcagggagaagacaaCCAGCACTCAGAAAGGGATCACAGACCTCTCAAGCACAGGGCGAGGCACGCAA GGCTCCGGCGAAGTGAGAGTCTCTCAGAGAAGCAGGTCAAAGAAGCCAAATCTAAATGTAAAAGTAttgcactgctgctgacagcagcacCCAATCCCAATTCCAAGGGAGTGTTGATGTTCAAGAAGCGTCGTCAAAGGGCGAGGAAATATACTTTAGTCAGCTACGGTACTGGAGAGTTAGAACGTGACGAAGACGAGGgtgaagaaggagaaggtgaagagggggacaaagaaaacacttttgaaGTGAGTTTGCTTGCAACAAGTGAGTCAGAAATAGATGAAGATTTCTTCTCTGACATTGACAACGACGGTAAGATTGTGACATTTGACTGGGACAGTGGTCTACTGGAGGTTGAGAAGAAGATAAAAAGTGGAGACGAGATGCAGACACTTCCTGAGAGCACAGGTAAAGGCGCCCTCATGTTTGCCAAGAGGCGTCAAAGGATGGATCAGATTACAGCTGAGCAGGAGGAGATGAAAGCACGCGCAGTGCATACAGAGGAACGAAGAGAAGCAACCGTGTCAGAGAACTTCCAGAAAGTAAGTTCTACAGCTTatcaaaaagaggaagaaatgtcaAGACAGCAGACCTGCGTGAGCAAAAGCTACACAGACGTGAGCCAGAATCACAGCAAAACGCTACAACAAAATGGCTTTGGCTTAGCACCAGACACAAACCTCTCTTTTCAGTCCTCTGACGCTCAAAGAGCAGCTTCTttgaataaaacagcaaaacccttCCCTTCTGGAGTTCAAAACCGAGCAGCTGCACCATTTTCACCCATAAGAAACATCACTAGTCCTCTTTCAGATATACCAGCACCACCTCCTTACTGCTCTGTTAGCCCACCACCTGAGGCTTTATACAGACCTGTTTCAGCTCCTGtagccagcagagctgccccatCTGTGTGGTCACCCAGCGAGCCAACAGAACACATAGCATCACGAGACGAAAGGATTGCGGTGCCAGCCAAAAGAACCGGGATACTGCAAGAGGCAAAGAGAAGAAGCACTTCGAAACCTATGTTCACTTTCAAAGAAGCACCCAAAGTAAGTCCTAATCCTGCCCTGTTGTCTCTTGTACACAATGCAGAGGGCAAAAAAGCTACTGGAGCTGGTTTTGAGTCAGGACCTGAAGAAGACTACCTCAGTTTGGGAGCAGAAGCTTGCAATTTCATGCAGACTCAAGCATCTAAACAAAAGGCCCCTCCTCCTGTTGCTCCAAAGCCTTCCGTCAAGATCTCTCCTACTGCTGGTACTCCAGCTTCACCAGTTTGGTCACCTCCAGCTGTGGCTTCTAGCAAGGCTCCTTCTttcccagcaccagcctcaCCTCAGGCAGCATATCCTGCACCACTCAAATCTCCACAGTATCCTCATTCTCCTGCCCATCCCCCAAGTACTCTCAACCTAGCTGGTCCTTTCAAAGGGCCTCAAGCGACCCTAGCTAGTCCAAACCATACACCCAAGCCAACCACACCAGTCACACCAAGTGCTGGAGAAACAAAGCCACCCTTTGAGATGCCACCAGCTATGAGCGGAAAAGGAGCACAGTTATTTGCCAGAAGGCACTCTCGAATGGAGAAGTATGTGGTAGATTCAGAGACTGTGCAGGCAAACATGGCACGAGCCTCGTCTCCAACTCCATCTTTACCAGCTTCTTGGAAATATTCATCTAATGTCCGAGCACCTCCACCTGTTGCTTATAATCCCATCCACTGCCCATCTTATCCTCCTGGTGCTACCAAGCCTTCCTCTAAATCCACTGCTGCTaccaaaaacacaaaaagaaaacctaagaAAGGTCTCAATGCTTTGGATATTATGAAACATCAACCTTATCAACTTGATGcatctttatttacttttcaacCTCCTAGTACTAAGGAAAGCCTTACTACTAAGCAGACATCGAAGTTGTCCACTTCAAAGCAAGCTCTACCTTTAAGACCACCTAGTGCTGGCTCTCCTACTAATGCCCGGGCATCTTCAGTGTACTCCGTGCCAGCCTACGGTTCACAGCCTTTGTTCCAGTCAGATGCCCCTATCCCACTAAATGAATCATATGCACCTACGAGCTACTCTGCATTTTCTAAGCCGGAAAGCACCACATCCTCTTTGTTTACTGCTCCGAGGCCAaaattttcagcaaagaaagctGGTGTCACTGCACAG gaaAGAAGCAGTGGACGCTCATTATCACTTCCTGGGAGAccttcttcattcatttttcgAGCCATGTCTCCTACTTCTCCTCTTACATTTCAACCTGCCCCTGATTACTTCAGCAAGACAGACACAGCAGCTGACAGGCCTGGCAAGAGACCGACTCCCTGGGAAGCAGCGGCAAGATCCCCTCTTGGCCTAGTGGATGAAGCTTTTGGGCCCCAAAATATGCAGGAATCCATTGCTGCTAATGTAGTATCAGCTGCTCGCAGGAAAACACTTCCTGAGCCACCAGatgaatggaaacaaaaagtTTCTTATGAGCCTCCAGCCACAAGTGGTAGTGTAGCCTTACTAGGAGGGAAGCGAGCGGGTATTATATCACACCCCAGAAGCTCCCTGTCTGCCCCAAGTGTGACCACGCAGGCTGGCTCTCACCTGCAGTATGCTTACTGCAGTCAACGGTCCAGAACAGATCCTGATATAATGTCCATGGATTCCAGGTCTGACTATTGCTTGTCAACAGCTGATTCAAACTACAATCCACAGCCAAGAGGATGGAGGCGTCCAACATGA